The DNA sequence GCGCGGGCTCCGGGCGGTCCCCCTCGGCGAGCGTCTGATTCTTCACCGCGGCGAGCGTGTGCGCGGTGTGGACCAGCGGGACGCCCCAGCGGTCGCGAGCCAGCCAGCCCGCCTGACCCGAGAGCCAGTAGTGCGAGTGAACCAGGTTGTAGTAGCCGGGCTCGTGGATCGCCTCGGCGCGCAGCACCCCGGCGGTGAATGCACAGAGTTGGGTGGGCAGGTCGTACTTGTCCAGGCCTTCGAACGGGCCGGCGACAATGTTGCGCACGGTCACCCCGTCCGCAACGGCCACCACCGGCTCATCGGAGGACGCGGTGGCACGCGTGAAGATGTCGACGGCAACGCCCCGGCGGGCCAGCTGAAGGGCTGTCTGCAGCACGTAGACGTTCATGCCGCCGGCATCGCCGGTACCCGGCTGGGCCAGTGGCGAGGTGTGTACGGATAGGACGGCGATGCGGCGCGGCTTCAGCGCCGAAACCGCCCGGCGCGCGAACTCATCGCCACTAAGCACACAGCCATCTTGTCACTTACGCACAAGCTGTCGACGCGCAGTACTCCTACCAGCGGTTTGCACCTCAGCGCGACGTGATCTTCTGGCGATATCCCTCTTCCAGGATTTTGCGCAGCTTTTCGTCCGAATGCGTGATGGCCAGCGAGATGAACGGCGAGATGACCTTGCCCAGGGCGCGTCCGGCGAGCCCGCCGGGCAGCCGGTAGTCGATGTTGATCTCCAGCTCGGTCTCGTCGTCCGAAATGGGCCGGAACCGACATTCGACCTGGTTGTCGATTCCCGAGCGCGATGCGGTGGTGAACAGGGTGTCGGGATCCCACTCCGTCACCTCGATCGTCGACCGGAGTGTGGCGCCGAGGTTGATGGCGATGTCGTACTTCGCCCCCAGCCCCCGTGGCACGTCGTTGACAAATCGAACGTGCTCGATCCCGAACATCCACTCCGCCAGATGGTGCGCATCGCCGATGTAGTCGAAGGCGTATGCCATCGGCACCTTCGCGGAGGACACGTGGTGGATATGCGTCATATGCACATACCTATCACTTTTTGGCCCCGCGTCGCAGATTCGCGGCCAAAACGCCAGCAACCACCTCGCTCAGTGTGAAGCTACGGCGGAAATTCACGGGAAATCCCGCCATAGCGTCACACTCGGCGTGCCGAGAGCCCTAGGCCAGCGCCGAGGTCTCCGAGCGGCGGGCCGATGCCCGCCGCATGGCGCCCAGCGGATCGGCGAACAAGCCACCGAGGGACACCACACCGGCGCCGGCCTCCTGCACGCGGTTGCCGAACGCTGTCACACGAATATCACGCTTGGACAACGTCGATCGATCCAGGAACGCGGTCTCGACGTCGTTCATCACCTCGGGGTATTCCGTAAAGGCCTGCCCACCTACGATCACCTCGTCGGGGTTGAGGATATCGCGCAGCAGCGCCACCGACTGGCCCAATACCCGGCCACGTTCGGAAAGCAGTTGGCGCGCAGACTCATTGCCGCCGCGCGCGGCCTTGTACACCGCGCTCACCGAGACACCATCACCTGCAGGCACGATGCGTAGTCTCCGCGCGGCGGCCAGCACTGCCTCGTCACTCACGGTGGTTTCCAGCTTGCCGGTACCGCCCAGCAATTCGGAATCAACCGGCAGCGCCGCGATGGTGCCCGGGCCGCTGGACGGGCTGTGCACCCGTCCGTCGATCGCCAGCGCGAAACCGACTGTCTCACGGGTGTATACGTACAGGCTCGTCAGCGAGCGGGCCGCGAAGCGCCGCAGGCCCAGTAGCAGCTCGGCTCCGGCCATCGCGTCCACGTGCGAGGCCACCGATACCGGCAGACCCAGTGTGTCGGCGAAGACGCGGCCAACGGGGGCCTCGGTCCAGCCCAAACGCGGGTGATCCACCGTCCCGGCCGGTCCGTCGACCACACCACCAGTGGCCACCCCGATCCACAGCGGCCGACGCCGGTGCCAGCGGGCCAGGTACCGCTGCGCGCTCCCGGCCAGCGAGGCCAGTGCGGCACCCTGCGGGCCGTTTGGCGTGGGGGTTTCCACCACATCAAGGGTTCGGCCGAACAAGTCGGTCGCCACAATGCTGGTGGCCCGGGCGCCGATGTGGATGCCCAGGGTCAGGAATGGCTCATGGTTGAGCTCCACCGGCACCCGC is a window from the Mycobacteroides salmoniphilum genome containing:
- a CDS encoding SRPBCC family protein, producing MTHIHHVSSAKVPMAYAFDYIGDAHHLAEWMFGIEHVRFVNDVPRGLGAKYDIAINLGATLRSTIEVTEWDPDTLFTTASRSGIDNQVECRFRPISDDETELEINIDYRLPGGLAGRALGKVISPFISLAITHSDEKLRKILEEGYRQKITSR
- a CDS encoding ROK family transcriptional regulator, with the protein product MTSPIRRPVSRHQIHPPALYIGDSAASSVFRAARVRGPVARDAIAQVTGLSIATVNRQVTALLDAGLLRERADLAVSGAIGRPRVPVELNHEPFLTLGIHIGARATSIVATDLFGRTLDVVETPTPNGPQGAALASLAGSAQRYLARWHRRRPLWIGVATGGVVDGPAGTVDHPRLGWTEAPVGRVFADTLGLPVSVASHVDAMAGAELLLGLRRFAARSLTSLYVYTRETVGFALAIDGRVHSPSSGPGTIAALPVDSELLGGTGKLETTVSDEAVLAAARRLRIVPAGDGVSVSAVYKAARGGNESARQLLSERGRVLGQSVALLRDILNPDEVIVGGQAFTEYPEVMNDVETAFLDRSTLSKRDIRVTAFGNRVQEAGAGVVSLGGLFADPLGAMRRASARRSETSALA